A window of the Candida orthopsilosis Co 90-125, chromosome 1 draft sequence genome harbors these coding sequences:
- a CDS encoding Rnr1 large subunit of ribonucleotide reductase yields the protein MYVFKRDGRKEPVRFDKITARVQRLCYGLDSNHVEPVAITQKVIAGVYQGVTTIELDNLAAETAATMTTIHPDYAVLAARIAVSNLHKQTIKLYSQVSKDLYEYINPETNLHAPMISKETYDIIQENADELNSAIVYDRDFNYNYFGFKTLERSYLLRINGKVAERPQHLIMRVAIGIHGRDIPRVIETYNLMSQRYFTHGSPCLFNAGTPKPQMSSCFLVAMKEDSIEGIYDTLKTCALISKSAGGIGLHIHNIRSTGAYIAGTNGTSNGIIPMVRVFNNTARYVDQGGNKRPGAFALYLEPWHSDIFDFIEIRKNHGKEEIRARDLFPALWIPDLFMKRVEQNGEWTLFSPNEAPGLADTYGDEFVELYEKYEREGRGRKTIKAQKLWYSILEAQTETGTPFMLYKDACNTKSNQKNLGIIKSSNLCCEIVEYSAPDEVAVCNLASIALPSFVEQDGKHAWYNFDKLHDVTKVVTRNLNRVIDRNYYPVPEAEKSNMRHRPIALGVQGLADAFMVLRIGFDSQEARELNIQIFETIYHAAVEASIELAQEEGPYETYQGSPASQGLLQYDLWDRKPTELWDWDELKKKLAKHGMRNSLLVAPMPTASTSQILGNNECFEPYTSNIYSRRVLAGEFQIVNPYLLKDLVDLGIWNDAMKSSIISNNGSIQALPNIPDEIKALYKTVWEISQKHIIDMASDRAAFIDQSQSLNIHIKDPTMGKLTSMHFYGWKKGLKTGMYYLRTQAASAAIQFTIDKAIAESAGLNVASLHKLNRPKYLSKSRDGSASTDNSFEKSPTTEPTSLENSVADLKIEDKAEKSEDAKQEGEDSEPVDNRTIEEIENDIYSAKVIACAIDNPESCTMCSG from the coding sequence ATGTACGTTTTCAAAAGAGATGGTAGAAAAGAGCCAGTGCGCTTTGACAAAATCACTGCTAGAGTTCAAAGATTATGCTATGGTTTAGACTCAAATCATGTTGAACCAGTTGCTATTACTCAAAAAGTCATTGCTGGTGTATACCAAGGTGTCACAACCATTGAGTTGGATAATTTGGCTGCTGAGACTGCTGCTACTATGACCACCATACACCCAGACTATGCTGTCTTGGCAGCAAGGATCGCGGTATCCAATTTGCATAAACAAACCATTAAATTGTATTCTCAGGTTTCCAAAGATTTGTACGAATATATCAACCCAGAAACTAATCTTCACGCTCCCATGATTTCAAAGGAAACATACGATATCATTCAAGAGAATGCTGATGAATTGAACTCAGCAATTGTCTATGACCGTGATTTCAATTACAACtattttggtttcaaaacTTTAGAAAGATCATATTTGTTACGTATCAATGGTAAAGTAGCTGAAAGACCACAGCATTTGATTATGAGAGTTGCTATCGGTATACATGGAAGAGATATCCCAAGAGTCATTGAAACTTATAACTTGATGTCGCAAAGATACTTTACTCATGGTTCTCCTTGTTTGTTTAATGCTGGTACTCCAAAACCACAAATGTCATCTTGTTTCTTGGTTGCAATGAAAGAAGATTCTATTGAAGGTATTTATGACACCTTAAAAACTTGTGctttaatttcaaagagTGCTGGTGGTATTGGTTTGCACATTCACAACATTCGTTCCACTGGTGCTTATATTGCTGGTACAAACGGTACTTCTAATGGTATTATCCCTATGGTTCgtgttttcaacaacactgCCCGTTATGTTGATCAAGGTGGTAACAAGAGACCTGGTGCTTTTGCTTTGTATCTTGAACCATGGCACAGTGAtatctttgatttcattgagATCAGAAAGAACCACGGTAAGGAAGAAATTAGAGCTAGAGATTTATTCCCGGCCTTGTGGATTCCAGATTTGTTTATGAAGagagttgaacaaaatggtGAGTGGACATTGTTCTCTCCAAATGAAGCTCCAGGATTGGCCGACACTTATGGTGACgagtttgttgagttgTACGAAAAATATGAAAGGGAAGGTCGTGGTAGAAAAACCATCAAGGCTCAAAAGTTGTGGTACTCCATCTTGGAAGCTCAAACCGAAACTGGTACCCCATTCATGTTGTATAAGGATGCTTGTAACACCAAGTCCAACCAGAAGAATTTAGGTATTATCAAATCTTCCAACTTGTGTTGTGAAATTGTCGAATACTCAGCTCCAGACGAAGTTGCTGTCTGTAACTTGGCATCGATTGCGTTACCTTCgtttgttgaacaagatgGTAAACACGCTTGGTACAACTTTGACAAGTTGCATGATGTTACCAAAGTTGTTACTCGTAACTTGAACAGAGTCATAGACAGGAATTATTACCCAGTCCCTGAAGCTGAGAAATCTAACATGAGACACAGACCAATTGCATTGGGAGTCCAAGGTTTGGCTGATGCCTTCATGGTTTTAAGAATCGGATTCGATTCCCAAGAAGCTAGAGAATTaaacattcaaattttcGAAACTATCTATCACGCTGCTGTTGAAGCTTCTATTGAATTGGCACAAGAAGAAGGTCCTTATGAAACCTACCAAGGATCACCAGCATCCCAAGGTTTGTTACAATATGACTTGTGGGACAGAAAGCCTACAGAATTATGGGATTgggatgaattgaaaaaaaaacttgCCAAACATGGTATGAGAAACTCTTTGTTGGTGGCTCCAATGCCAACCGCTTCCACATCACAAATTTTGGGTAACAATGAATGTTTTGAACCATACACTTCGAACATCTACTCCAGAAGAGTGTTGGCTGGTGAATTCCAAATTGTTAATCCATACTTGTTGAAggatttggttgatttggGTATTTGGAACGATGCTATGAAGAGTAGTattatttcaaacaatggtTCCATCCAAGCTTTGCCAAATATCCCCGATGAAATTAAAGCATTGTACAAGACAGTGTGGGAAATCTCTCAAAAGCATATTATCGATATGGCCTCTGATAGGGCAGCCTTCATTGatcaatcacaatcatTAAACATCCATATCAAGGACCCAACAATGGGTAAATTGACAAGTATGCACTTTTATGGATGGAAGAAAGGATTAAAGACTGGTATGTACTATTTGAGAACACAAGCCGCTTCTGCTGCTATTCAATTCACTATCGATAAAGCCATCGCCGAATCAGCTGGTTTGAATGTTGCTTCTTTGCATAAATTAAACAGACCTAAATatttgtcaaaatcaagagATGGAAGTGCTTCAACTGAtaattcatttgaaaagagtCCTACAACTGAACCAACGTCTTTGGAAAACTCCGTCGCCGATTTGAAGATCGAAGATAAAGCTGAAAAGCTGGAAGACGCCAAGCAGGAAGGAGAAGATTCGGAGCCTGTTGATAATAGAACCATagaggaaattgaaaacgaCATCTATAGTGCAAAAGTCATTGCTTGTGCTATCGACAATCCTGAATCGTGTACCATGTGTTCTGGTTAA